Part of the Streptomyces sp. NBC_01264 genome, CGCCACCCCGGTACCACCCACCCGCGCTGGTCACGGCAGCCCCTACGGCAACGTCCCCGACGGCGAGCCGCGGGCCTACCGACGGACCGTCACCGTCGGCTCCATCGACAACTATCAGCCGCAAGGAGACCCGACATGACCGCCGCCGAACCGACCGTCTGCCCCGACTGCCAGCACGAGCAGCACGCCGCCAACACGGAATGTGTCGGCTCGATCCAGCACGGCACGTCGCGCTGGCACCGCTGTCTCTGCCTCGCCCGCCCCAACGCCAACCGGACATGCCCGCCCCTCATGAACTGCCAGGGCGGCACGCTCGGCTACGCAGACCTCTGGTACCTCCAGCAGGGCCGCAACCTGACCGGGACCGACGGCGAGACGATCACGCCCGACGTGCTCATCGACCAGCCCGAGGGGCCAGTCGTACCCACCCTCCGCGACCGGGCCATCGACGCCGTCGGTCAAGCCCTCAACGACGCCAACTACTGGCTCCCCGTCGAAGGCCGTCCGGTTGTGGTCGACGCCGTCCTCGCCCTCGTCGGTGCCTGCAGCTGCCTCGACAACCCGCAGGTCATGGTCGAGATCGGCTACCCGATCCGCTGCCCGCATTGCCCCACGACCGTCCCGCCCGCCAACTGGACCACGCACATCCAGCAGCACCACCCCGAGCAGCCCGAGCCACTCCGCCCCCGCGCCGAGCGCTGCCCCGAGTCCGACTGCACCGACGAGCAGCAGTGCTGGCGCTGCGACTACGAGGAATCCCAGCACGCATCAGCCACATTCGCCGCCGGCTACTGCCCGCACTGTGGCCGCGGTGACTGCGCGCCCACCGCCGACGAGTACGTGGCCAGTCAGCGGCGGGCGGTTCGCATCCAGCAGCTCCTCGACGACACCCGCGACCGGGTCCGGAAGATCCACCAGCCCGCCCTCGATTCGACTTGGACCGTCTTCGGATGCAACCACGACGGCGGACACTCCAGCCCCTGCGCGCACTGCCGGAGTTGCTACCCCTGCCCGACGATCACTGCGCTCCAGCCGCCGAAGGAGACCCCCGATGCCTGACCTCCACGGCTGGATCAGCGACAAGGTCGACGAGGCGGAGGCCCGAGCTCGTGCAGCCTCGGCGTGGGGCACCGTCTGGTACCACGACGACTTCGTCCACGAGATCAGGGACGAAGGCAACGGCAACACCATTGCCGCCGTCTACCAGCCCGACTACGCCGCGTACATCGTCGGCCAGGCGCCGGACGCGGTCCTCCGCCGGTGCGCCGCCGACCGGAAGATCCTCGCCCGCCACAACGTCGACCCGGACAAGGCGGGCTGGTCCGAAGCCACGATGTGCAAGGGCTGCGGCGTCTACGGCGACTGCGACTGGCCCGAGACCGACAACCTCAACGACTGCCCCGAACTCCTCGACCTCGCCGCCGGCTACGGCATCACCGAGGAGGAGCTCACCCAGCTCGAGCGGCCCGCACCCCCGGCCCGCTTTCCCTCTACCAGTGACGTGATCGCAGAGTCCATCCGCAACCTTTATGCCGCCGTCGCCGAGGCAGGCCTTGCGGTCACGACGCCGCCCCCGCCGACACCCCTCGGGCGGGCGCTCGACATCCTCGGCCCGCACCTGCGAGACCAGCCGCTCTACCGCGAGGAGACCCAGCCGTGAACGAGCCCATCGGTCCGATCACCGCCTTCGCAGCCGCAGCTGTCCAGCTCCACGAGATGTACGTGGCCTTCGTCGAGGCCGGCTTCACCGAAGAGCAGGCCCTCGAGCTGACGAAGACAGCCCTCCTCATCGGCCGGTGAACAGGGGGCGCGCACCATCCGGTACGCGCCCCTGTACCGGAATGGTCTGGCCCCACCCGTCACGAATCGGCAACATGCGGGACGGCCGGTGGTGGTAGCCGGTCGGATGGCCCCTTCGCCACCAGCCCCCGGGGGGACCATGAACACCCGCACCACCGCCGTCGCCGGCACCACAGTCGTCGCACTCATAGCCCTGCTTGTCGGATGCGTTCGAGGCGCAGATCCTGCGCCCGCTTCGGTGACGACCGCACCGCCGAGCCCATCCGTCAGTCCGACAGCGACGCTCAGCCTTACTGCACGTAAGTCCTTGTGCACGGAAGCGCTTATTGCGGGGCATGCCGGGCGGACTGGCTCGATGGAATCCGACCCGCGGCCAGCCGAGTGCATGAGCCTTGAGTACGGCGACTTCTTCGACGCCTACTTCTACGCTCAGCAGGAAGTGAATCGAAAGGCGCGTGAAGCGCTGTTGAGCCCGCACCCTACCGATTGAACTGCGGAAGCCCCCTCCTCAAGGAGGGGGCTTCGTGCTGTCGCTAGGTGCCAGTCGGCGGCTTGGCGGCACCCCGACCGCGGCGCGTGCGGTTCCGAAAGAACTCTTCGATGGGCGCCCAGGGCATAGCCCACGCGTTGCCGATCTTCAGCCAATGGTCCGGCTGGACGGGCCAGTCGGGATCGGTATCTGCGATGTGGCGAACGCCCTGGCGTGTGATCGTCCGGGGCATGAAGTCGCTAGCGTTGAGACGCTTGGCGATCTCAGTAAAGGTCACGAGTTCGGGGATTCCGCCCCCTCCATTTTCAGCCGACATGGCCCCACTTTCTCAGAGTACTTGTCAAAGCGCCAGCTCTGGCGTAGCGTCTTTCTCGTAACCAACCCGGCACCGCTGGTGACACAGCGGCAAGGTGAGGAAACAACGACGGGGCCTGGTGGTGACACACCAGACCCCGCCTCCACGGGCTTGGCGGTGACACGCCGAGACCGCAACGCCCGGACCACTGACATCACCAGGGGACCAGACATGACGAATCGTACTTGCGCTATGCGCAGTAATGACAGCACCCCGGACCGACGTCTCGTCGCCGCGGGGATCAAGCGCACCGGTCAGCCGTGGCTCATCGAGCAGCCGCAGCAGTCCGCCGCCGACCAGGCTGCGCACGCTGCCGCCTCCCACGTCCGCCGCCCGGCGATGACGTCATGAACGTGAGCCGGATCAACCGCGAGGCCACCACGAAGACGGCGCGCGAGGCCTTGGAGGCTTCTCGGGCCATGACCGGCGCGGCCAGCGACAGCGAAATCTGGCGGACGCTCGGTGCCCTCGAGTGCACGGTCGAGGCCCTGCTGCGGGTCATCGACGAGCTGACCGCAGCGGCGAAGTGATGGCCGCCTCCGCCCAGTCGGGCCACAGCGTCATCGATCAGCCGGCCACCGCCCAGGACTGCCGCGCCGAGTACGCCGCCGCCGAGTCCCAGCGTGCCGAGTCCGCTGGCGCCCAGCGTGACCAGCTCGGCTCCGCGACCAGCGCGCAGCTCCTGACCAACCGCTAGACCCCACCCTCCCGGCACGACCAACCGAGGAGCACCGTCATGTCGAATCCCACCGCTGCCGAGATCGCCGCCGAGGCCGCCCGGTACGCCATCGAGAACCCGAGCATGCAGAACCTGCAGACCGCGCACGCCATGCTCCAGGGCGCCCAGGCCGAGGGCGCCACGAACGACGAGTTCCGC contains:
- a CDS encoding DUF6221 family protein; translated protein: MPDLHGWISDKVDEAEARARAASAWGTVWYHDDFVHEIRDEGNGNTIAAVYQPDYAAYIVGQAPDAVLRRCAADRKILARHNVDPDKAGWSEATMCKGCGVYGDCDWPETDNLNDCPELLDLAAGYGITEEELTQLERPAPPARFPSTSDVIAESIRNLYAAVAEAGLAVTTPPPPTPLGRALDILGPHLRDQPLYREETQP